In a genomic window of Homo sapiens chromosome 22, GRCh38.p14 Primary Assembly:
- the TCN2 gene encoding transcobalamin-2 isoform 1 precursor (isoform 1 precursor is encoded by transcript variant 1), with protein sequence MRHLGAFLFLLGVLGALTEMCEIPEMDSHLVEKLGQHLLPWMDRLSLEHLNPSIYVGLRLSSLQAGTKEDLYLHSLKLGYQQCLLGSAFSEDDGDCQGKPSMGQLALYLLALRANCEFVRGHKGDRLVSQLKWFLEDEKRAIGHDHKGHPHTSYYQYGLGILALCLHQKRVHDSVVDKLLYAVEPFHQGHHSVDTAAMAGLAFTCLKRSNFNPGRRQRITMAIRTVREEILKAQTPEGHFGNVYSTPLALQFLMTSPMRGAELGTACLKARVALLASLQDGAFQNALMISQLLPVLNHKTYIDLIFPDCLAPRVMLEPAAETIPQTQEIISVTLQVLSLLPPYRQSISVLAGSTVEDVLKKAHELGGFTYETQASLSGPYLTSVMGKAAGEREFWQLLRDPNTPLLQGIADYRPKDGETIELRLVSW encoded by the exons ATGAGGCACCTTGGggccttcctcttccttctgggGGTCCTGGGGGCCCTCACTGAGATGTGTG aaatACCAGAGATGGACAGCCATCTGGTAGAGAAGTTGGGCCAGCACCTCTTACCTTGGATGGACCGGCTTTCCCTGGAGCACTTGAACCCCAGCATCTATGTGGGCCTACGCCTCTCCAGTCTGCAGGCTGGGACCAAGGAAGACCTCTACCTGCACAGCCTCAAGCTTGGTTACCAGCAGTGCCTCCTAGG GTCTGCCTTCAGCGAGGATGACGGTGACTGCCAGGGCAAGCCTTCCATGGGCCAGCTGGCCCTCTACCTGCTCGCTCTCAGAGCCAACTGTGAGTTTGTCAGGGGCCACAAGGgggacaggctggtctcacagCTCAAATGGTTCCTGGAGGATGAGAAGAGAGCCATTG gGCATGATCACAAGGGCCACCCCCACACTAGCTACTACCAGTATGGCCTGGGCATTCTGGCCCTGTGTCTCCACCAGAAGCGGGTCCATGACAGCGTGGTGGACAAACTTCTGTATGCTGTGGAACCTTTCCACCAGGGCCACCATTCTGTGG ACACAGCAGCCATGGCAGGCTTGGCATTCACCTGTCTGAAGCGCTCAAACTTCAACCCTGGTCGGAGACAACGGATCACCATGGCCATCAGAACAGTGCGAGAGGAGATCTTGAAGGCCCAGACCCCCGAGGGCCACTTTGGGAATGTCTACAGCACCCCATTGGCATTACAG TTCCTCATGACTTCCCCCATGCGTGGGGCAGAACTGGGAACAGCATGTCTCAAGGCGAGGGTTGCTTTGCTGGCCAGTCTGCAGGATGGAGCCTTCCAGAATGCTCTCATGATTTCCCAGCTGCTGCCCGTTCTGAACCACAAGACCTACATTGATCTGATCTTCCCAGACTGTCTGGCACCACGAG TCATGTTGGAACCAGCTGCTGAGACCATTCCTCAGACCCAAGAGATCATCAGTGTCACGCTGCAGGTGCTTAGTCTCTTGCCGCCGTACAGACAGTCCATCTCTGTTCTGGCCGGGTCCACCGTGGAAGATGTCCTGAAGAAGGCCCATGAGTTAGGAGGATTCAC ATATGAAACACAGGCCTCCTTGTCAGGCCCCTACTTAACCTCCGTGATGGGGAAAGCGGCCGGAGAAAGGGAGTTCTGGCAGCTTCTCCGAGACCCCAACACCCCACTGTTGCAAG GTATTGCTGACTACAGACCCAAGGATGGAGAAACCATTGAGCTGAGGCTGGTTAGCTGGTAG
- the TCN2 gene encoding transcobalamin-2 isoform 2 precursor (isoform 2 precursor is encoded by transcript variant 2), with the protein MRHLGAFLFLLGVLGALTEMCEIPEMDSHLVEKLGQHLLPWMDRLSLEHLNPSIYVGLRLSSLQAGTKEDLYLHSLKLGYQQCLLGSAFSEDDGDCQGKPSMGQLALYLLALRANWHDHKGHPHTSYYQYGLGILALCLHQKRVHDSVVDKLLYAVEPFHQGHHSVDTAAMAGLAFTCLKRSNFNPGRRQRITMAIRTVREEILKAQTPEGHFGNVYSTPLALQFLMTSPMRGAELGTACLKARVALLASLQDGAFQNALMISQLLPVLNHKTYIDLIFPDCLAPRVMLEPAAETIPQTQEIISVTLQVLSLLPPYRQSISVLAGSTVEDVLKKAHELGGFTYETQASLSGPYLTSVMGKAAGEREFWQLLRDPNTPLLQGIADYRPKDGETIELRLVSW; encoded by the exons ATGAGGCACCTTGGggccttcctcttccttctgggGGTCCTGGGGGCCCTCACTGAGATGTGTG aaatACCAGAGATGGACAGCCATCTGGTAGAGAAGTTGGGCCAGCACCTCTTACCTTGGATGGACCGGCTTTCCCTGGAGCACTTGAACCCCAGCATCTATGTGGGCCTACGCCTCTCCAGTCTGCAGGCTGGGACCAAGGAAGACCTCTACCTGCACAGCCTCAAGCTTGGTTACCAGCAGTGCCTCCTAGG GTCTGCCTTCAGCGAGGATGACGGTGACTGCCAGGGCAAGCCTTCCATGGGCCAGCTGGCCCTCTACCTGCTCGCTCTCAGAGCCAACT gGCATGATCACAAGGGCCACCCCCACACTAGCTACTACCAGTATGGCCTGGGCATTCTGGCCCTGTGTCTCCACCAGAAGCGGGTCCATGACAGCGTGGTGGACAAACTTCTGTATGCTGTGGAACCTTTCCACCAGGGCCACCATTCTGTGG ACACAGCAGCCATGGCAGGCTTGGCATTCACCTGTCTGAAGCGCTCAAACTTCAACCCTGGTCGGAGACAACGGATCACCATGGCCATCAGAACAGTGCGAGAGGAGATCTTGAAGGCCCAGACCCCCGAGGGCCACTTTGGGAATGTCTACAGCACCCCATTGGCATTACAG TTCCTCATGACTTCCCCCATGCGTGGGGCAGAACTGGGAACAGCATGTCTCAAGGCGAGGGTTGCTTTGCTGGCCAGTCTGCAGGATGGAGCCTTCCAGAATGCTCTCATGATTTCCCAGCTGCTGCCCGTTCTGAACCACAAGACCTACATTGATCTGATCTTCCCAGACTGTCTGGCACCACGAG TCATGTTGGAACCAGCTGCTGAGACCATTCCTCAGACCCAAGAGATCATCAGTGTCACGCTGCAGGTGCTTAGTCTCTTGCCGCCGTACAGACAGTCCATCTCTGTTCTGGCCGGGTCCACCGTGGAAGATGTCCTGAAGAAGGCCCATGAGTTAGGAGGATTCAC ATATGAAACACAGGCCTCCTTGTCAGGCCCCTACTTAACCTCCGTGATGGGGAAAGCGGCCGGAGAAAGGGAGTTCTGGCAGCTTCTCCGAGACCCCAACACCCCACTGTTGCAAG GTATTGCTGACTACAGACCCAAGGATGGAGAAACCATTGAGCTGAGGCTGGTTAGCTGGTAG